Proteins from a genomic interval of Rhizobium etli CFN 42:
- a CDS encoding ABC transporter permease yields MKLVVANLFRLAALALLLILLFRTEWLSFLLVPLTSNNAPAVYTQNSLASLALGHLQLVIGSIACSAVLAVLGGIFVTRKSGADFLPLSRAIANAGQTFPPVAVLALAVPATGFGAMPTLIALFLYGLLPIFENTVAGLKQVSPQVLDAADGMGMNATQRLFRVELPLALPLILEGLKVATVINIGTATIGSTVAAKGLGEVIIAGLISDNTAFILQGGLIVGLMAVLIYDAMGLVEAAITRRIGLRAA; encoded by the coding sequence ATGAAACTCGTCGTCGCCAATCTCTTCCGCCTGGCGGCGCTCGCCCTCCTCCTGATCCTGCTATTCAGGACAGAGTGGCTCTCCTTCCTGCTTGTGCCGCTGACCAGCAACAACGCGCCTGCCGTCTACACGCAGAACAGCCTTGCCTCACTTGCGCTCGGACATCTGCAGCTCGTCATCGGCTCGATCGCCTGCAGCGCCGTACTTGCCGTGCTCGGCGGCATCTTCGTCACCCGCAAGAGCGGCGCCGATTTCCTGCCACTATCTCGCGCCATCGCCAACGCCGGACAGACCTTTCCACCGGTCGCGGTGCTGGCGCTCGCCGTCCCCGCCACCGGCTTCGGCGCCATGCCGACCCTGATCGCGCTCTTTCTCTACGGCCTGCTGCCGATCTTCGAAAATACCGTCGCCGGCTTGAAGCAGGTGTCGCCGCAGGTGCTCGACGCCGCCGACGGCATGGGCATGAATGCGACGCAGCGGCTGTTTCGCGTCGAGCTGCCGCTCGCCCTGCCGCTGATCCTCGAGGGGCTGAAGGTCGCGACCGTGATCAATATCGGCACGGCGACGATCGGCTCGACGGTTGCGGCAAAGGGCTTGGGTGAGGTGATCATCGCCGGACTGATATCGGACAATACTGCCTTCATCCTGCAGGGCGGGCTGATCGTCGGGCTGATGGCGGTGCTGATCTATGACGCCATGGGCCTCGTCGAAGCGGCAATCACGCGAAGAATCGGCTTGCGCGCGGCGTGA
- a CDS encoding ABC transporter ATP-binding protein codes for MSMIEIRNVTKRYGAATVVDNVSMQVEKGSITVIVGTSGSGKSTLMRMINRLVPITQGEIFVGGQNVMDVEVTELRRRIGYAIQGHGLFPHRTVAQNIATVPQLLEWDSARIAARVEELLGLFNLDPATFADKYPHQLSGGQQQRVGVARALAAEPELLLMDEPFGALDPVIRGKAQDDLLAIQKQFGTTIILVTHDMDEAFHLGNQIAVMSQGRLLQCSTPEKILTEPADPFVQQLTGTSDRALKLMSLLPLKESMEPTKSGLAYALPQSLSLRDALAEMIWQGVDEAAVQDGEKAAVGSISMTRLLELGRKA; via the coding sequence ATGAGCATGATCGAGATCCGCAACGTCACCAAGCGCTATGGCGCCGCCACCGTCGTCGACAATGTCTCGATGCAGGTCGAAAAGGGTTCGATCACCGTCATCGTCGGCACCTCCGGCTCCGGCAAATCGACGCTGATGCGGATGATCAACCGGCTGGTGCCGATCACCCAAGGCGAGATCTTCGTCGGCGGCCAGAATGTCATGGACGTCGAGGTGACCGAGCTTCGCCGCCGGATCGGCTACGCCATCCAGGGGCACGGCCTGTTTCCACACCGCACCGTGGCGCAGAATATCGCCACCGTGCCGCAGCTTCTGGAATGGGATTCGGCCCGTATCGCCGCCCGCGTCGAGGAACTGCTCGGACTGTTCAACCTCGATCCGGCAACTTTCGCCGACAAATATCCGCACCAGCTTTCCGGCGGCCAGCAGCAGCGCGTCGGGGTCGCCCGGGCGCTGGCCGCCGAACCGGAACTGCTGCTGATGGACGAACCCTTCGGCGCGCTCGATCCCGTCATCCGCGGCAAGGCGCAGGACGACCTGCTGGCGATCCAGAAGCAGTTCGGCACCACCATCATTCTCGTCACCCACGACATGGACGAGGCCTTCCATCTCGGCAATCAGATCGCGGTGATGAGCCAGGGTCGCTTGCTGCAATGTTCGACGCCGGAAAAGATCCTCACCGAGCCCGCCGATCCCTTCGTGCAGCAACTGACCGGCACCTCCGACCGGGCGCTGAAGCTGATGTCGCTGCTGCCGCTGAAGGAAAGCATGGAGCCGACCAAAAGCGGGCTTGCCTATGCCCTGCCGCAATCACTCAGCCTGCGCGATGCGCTCGCCGAAATGATCTGGCAGGGCGTCGATGAAGCGGCCGTTCAGGATGGCGAAAAGGCCGCCGTCGGCTCGATCTCGATGACGCGACTGCTCGAACTGGGCCGCAAGGCATGA
- a CDS encoding ABC transporter permease — translation MEETSAVRRLDRLGAVLVAGGVTSTALMPFIYVKANRIAAGKPMLLTQLLPQPSVIILSALLILTALAALFLRSALARLAIATLCLAALIAAIGLVSTAATPPGSTVARMTPGGGFWVLFAVIGLIISDALVKIRLAPWMRVAALAGYAALLFAFLSSGLLDSLSIMKEFSTRAAQFRTEAFAHLLLALGSLAIAIVLGLPLGILCFWVPRLRAIVLQGLSLIQTIPSLALFGLLMLPLGYLATHVPLAADIGIRGIGTAPALIALVLYSLLPIVANTVVGLEGVDPSVRDAAAGMGLTRRQILTGIDMPLAFPVILTGIRIVLVQAIGMVTIAALIGGGGFGIFIFQGLGQTAMDLVLLGAVPTVFFAFSSAVILDAVIDSIRGPAA, via the coding sequence ATGGAAGAAACCTCAGCGGTCCGCAGGCTGGACCGGCTCGGCGCGGTTCTGGTGGCCGGCGGCGTCACGTCGACCGCACTGATGCCCTTCATCTATGTGAAGGCGAACCGCATCGCCGCCGGCAAGCCGATGCTGCTGACCCAGCTTCTTCCCCAGCCTTCCGTCATCATTCTGAGCGCGCTGCTTATCCTGACCGCCTTGGCGGCGCTATTTCTGCGCAGTGCATTGGCCCGGCTTGCGATCGCCACGCTCTGCCTTGCGGCGCTGATCGCAGCGATTGGCCTCGTCTCGACCGCCGCGACGCCGCCGGGCAGCACCGTGGCCCGCATGACGCCCGGCGGTGGTTTCTGGGTGCTGTTCGCGGTGATCGGGCTCATTATCTCCGACGCGCTGGTGAAGATCCGGCTGGCGCCCTGGATGCGGGTCGCAGCGCTTGCAGGCTATGCGGCGCTGCTCTTCGCCTTCCTGTCCTCCGGCCTGCTCGACAGCCTGTCGATCATGAAGGAATTCTCGACGCGGGCGGCGCAGTTCCGCACGGAAGCCTTCGCGCATCTGCTGCTGGCGCTCGGTTCGCTCGCCATCGCGATCGTCCTCGGCCTGCCGCTCGGCATTCTCTGCTTCTGGGTGCCGCGGCTGCGCGCCATCGTGCTGCAGGGCTTGAGCCTCATCCAGACGATCCCAAGCCTTGCGCTTTTCGGCCTGCTGATGCTGCCGCTCGGCTATCTCGCCACGCATGTGCCGCTAGCCGCCGATATCGGCATCCGCGGCATCGGCACGGCGCCGGCGCTGATCGCGCTGGTGCTCTATTCGCTGCTGCCGATCGTCGCCAATACCGTCGTCGGCCTTGAGGGCGTCGATCCCTCAGTGCGGGACGCCGCGGCCGGCATGGGGCTGACGCGTCGGCAGATCCTGACCGGTATCGACATGCCGCTTGCCTTTCCCGTCATCCTCACCGGTATCCGCATCGTGCTGGTGCAGGCGATCGGCATGGTGACGATCGCCGCTTTGATCGGCGGCGGCGGCTTCGGCATCTTCATCTTCCAGGGGCTCGGGCAGACGGCGATGGATCTCGTCCTGCTCGGCGCCGTGCCGACCGTCTTCTTCGCCTTCTCATCGGCCGTCATCCTCGATGCGGTCATCGACAGCATCCGGGGGCCCGCCGCATGA
- the osmF gene encoding glycine betaine ABC transporter substrate-binding protein OsmF gives MLKKLALAVSLSAFAAGAVQAADVVVSSKIDTEGTLLGNVIALALEANGIKTQDRIALGATPVVRKAITAGEIDIYPEYTGNAGFFFNKADDAAWKNNDQGYELAKKLDYDANKIVWLTPSPANNTWALAVRNDVASPNKLKTMSDFGKWVAGGGTAKLAASSEFVNSAGALPAFQTTYGFQLKPDQMVVLSGGDTAATIKAAADQTNGVNTAMVYGTDGAIEAAELTVLEDDKGVQQVYAPTPIIREAVLKANPKIEEILSPIFKSLSADELRKLNAKIQVDGEPAKSVAEAYLKEKGFLK, from the coding sequence ATGCTGAAGAAACTCGCACTCGCCGTCTCGCTCTCTGCCTTCGCGGCGGGTGCGGTTCAGGCCGCAGACGTCGTCGTCTCGTCGAAGATCGACACGGAAGGCACGCTGCTCGGCAATGTCATCGCACTGGCGCTCGAAGCCAACGGCATCAAGACGCAGGACCGCATCGCACTCGGCGCGACGCCTGTGGTGCGCAAGGCGATCACCGCTGGTGAAATCGACATCTATCCCGAATATACCGGCAATGCCGGCTTCTTCTTCAACAAGGCCGACGATGCTGCCTGGAAGAACAACGACCAGGGTTACGAACTGGCGAAGAAGCTCGATTACGACGCCAACAAGATCGTCTGGCTGACGCCGTCGCCGGCTAATAACACCTGGGCGCTCGCCGTGCGCAACGACGTCGCCAGCCCGAACAAACTGAAGACCATGTCCGATTTCGGCAAATGGGTTGCCGGCGGCGGCACCGCCAAGCTTGCGGCCTCTTCCGAATTCGTCAATTCGGCCGGCGCGCTTCCCGCCTTCCAAACGACCTACGGCTTCCAGCTGAAACCCGATCAGATGGTCGTCCTCTCCGGCGGCGATACGGCGGCGACGATCAAGGCGGCGGCCGACCAGACGAACGGCGTCAACACCGCTATGGTCTACGGCACCGACGGCGCGATCGAAGCGGCCGAACTCACCGTTCTCGAAGACGACAAGGGCGTGCAGCAGGTCTATGCGCCGACGCCGATCATCCGCGAAGCGGTGTTGAAGGCCAATCCGAAGATCGAGGAAATCCTCTCGCCGATCTTCAAGAGCCTCAGCGCCGACGAGCTGCGCAAACTGAACGCCAAGATCCAGGTCGACGGCGAGCCGGCAAAATCCGTCGCCGAGGCCTATCTCAAGGAAAAGGGATTCCTGAAGTAA
- a CDS encoding acetyltransferase gives MADDEQGAEMQRLAPESALKTGRYDVFAKKDIPASIEPGYRGRHKNPGGGHPRKSTGTIAETRKGTKTNRAGPGKGNAFPRAEPRSPP, from the coding sequence GTGGCGGATGATGAACAGGGCGCCGAGATGCAAAGGCTGGCTCCGGAAAGCGCTTTAAAAACTGGACGATATGATGTGTTCGCGAAAAAAGATATCCCTGCCTCGATAGAGCCGGGCTATCGTGGTCGTCACAAAAATCCGGGCGGCGGTCATCCGCGCAAGAGCACCGGAACCATCGCGGAAACACGCAAGGGAACAAAAACAAATCGCGCCGGCCCTGGAAAAGGGAATGCCTTTCCGCGCGCTGAACCGCGTTCGCCGCCATAA